DNA sequence from the Ruminococcus albus 7 = DSM 20455 genome:
AAAAGCAGTAGTGCCGTTTTTATGCCTGCTCATATATCACAGCATACGCCCAAAGTATCGCCCATGCATACTCTCCTCGCATATTTATTCTTAAGGTGAAGCTGTTAGTTTATTGCCTTGAAAACACCAGCTCATACCATATTTATAATAACATACTATTGTGTATTTTCTGTGATATGATGTGCAGGAATGTATACAAAAAATGTCCGGGGACATAACGTCCTCGGACAAATATCGTTTATGCTTCAACGTCTTCATCAGGAACGACTGCTGAGCTTTCCTCATCGTCATCGCTCTTGCTGCTGTCGGCCTTTTCCTTTATTTCAATAAAGGTGGTGTCATTCTCTTCCTCGGATTCATCGCTGCTGTCCTCATCCTGTTTTTCCTTGCGGTCATCAGGAGTGCCTGCAGCGCCGGGCAGATAGTTCTCGAATACCAGTATCGCATCTTCAACAGAAGCGAGGTATGTATCCGACTTTGTGGTGATAGCTATATATTCTTTGCCCTTGAACTCTACAACTGTCGCAAGAGTATATCCTGCTTCGTCGGTAAAGCCTGTCTTACCGCCCAGAAGCTTCGCATCCTCTGCACCGTCCTGGTCAGCATCTACGAAGTAGCCGCCGAAACGGGAGTGGAATATGCTCTCGAGCTCTATACCTTCCTTGTATTCCTTGGCGGGCTTGGTCGTCCATTTTTCGGTGCACAGTACCTTGCGGCAGGTCTCGTTTTCCATACAAGCTTTGGTGATAACTGCCATATCCTGTGCAGTGGTGTAATGCTGCTTATGGTGCAGACCGCTTGCGTTTGCAAAATTGGTATTAGCAAGACCAAGATCAGCAACCTTGTCATTCATCAGCTTAACGAAGTTTTTCTCATTTCCGGCAATTGCATTTGCAAGGCCGAGGGTACCGTCAGCACCGCTGGGGAGTATAGCTGCATACAGCAGATCTTCCATAGTTACTTCATCGCCTGCTACGAAGCCTGCGCAGCT
Encoded proteins:
- a CDS encoding D-alanyl-D-alanine carboxypeptidase family protein; amino-acid sequence: MKNSNHKGGAAVVALLVMIIIVAVGCALMVVTGRKTIKPNESVGAPPPSDELPTEDEETTIEDELAELIPEPKPSQLPTISDRYETINLKDITCQTGILLDCDSNEILAGLKYDQRIYPASLTKLMTLLVAVENIDDMQAKYKFTKKDLAPLTKENASCAGFVAGDEVTMEDLLYAAILPSGADGTLGLANAIAGNEKNFVKLMNDKVADLGLANTNFANASGLHHKQHYTTAQDMAVITKACMENETCRKVLCTEKWTTKPAKEYKEGIELESIFHSRFGGYFVDADQDGAEDAKLLGGKTGFTDEAGYTLATVVEFKGKEYIAITTKSDTYLASVEDAILVFENYLPGAAGTPDDRKEKQDEDSSDESEEENDTTFIEIKEKADSSKSDDDEESSAVVPDEDVEA